Proteins encoded together in one Triticum dicoccoides isolate Atlit2015 ecotype Zavitan chromosome 7B, WEW_v2.0, whole genome shotgun sequence window:
- the LOC119337672 gene encoding COP9 signalosome complex subunit 6-like gives MSTPSDPAASAQPPSTAATSSSGLTFKLHPLVIVNVSDHYTRVKAQASFTAEAPSPGKAQASCSAEGSSAPAEPPRVFGCVIGVQRGRTVEIFNSFELVLDPVTGTLERAFLEKKLELYKKVFPEFYVLGWYSTGSDVQDTDILIHKALMDINESPVYLLLNPAINHSQKDLPVTIYESELHVIDGGPQLIFVKSNYTIETVEAERISVDHVAHLKPSDGGSAATQLAAHLTGIHSAIKMLNSRVRVIQQYLGAMQKGDMPLDNSLLRQVSSLVRRLPAMESEKFQGDFLTEYNDTLLMTYLAMFTNCSSTMNELVEKFNTTYERSPARRGGRGAFM, from the exons ATGTCGACGCCCTCTGATCCAGCGGCGTCCGCCCAGCCCCCCTCCACCGCGGCCACCTCCAGCAGCGGCCTCACCTTCAAGCTCCACCCCCTCGTCATCGTGAACGTCTCCGACCACTACACCCGCGTCAAGGCCCAGGCCTCCTTCACCGCTGAAGCCCCGTCGCCGGgcaaggcgcaggcctcctgctccGCCGAAGGCTCCTCGGCGCCCGCGGAGCCGCCGAGGGTCTTCGGGTGCGTGATCGGGGTGCAGCGCGGCCGGACGGTCGAGATCTTCAACAGCTTCGAGCTCGTCCTCGACCCCGTCACCGGCACGCTCGAGCGCGCCTTCCTGGAGAAGAAGCTTGAGCTCT ATAAGAAGGTGTTCCCTGAGTTCTATGTGCTGGGCTGGTACTCGACTGGGAGCGATGTGCAGGATACTGACATCCTAATCCACAAGGCT CTGATGGACATTAATGAAAGCCCTGTTTATCTTCTCTTGAATCCTGCAATCAACCACTCCCAGAAGGATCTCCCTGTGACAATTTATGAGAGTG agttgcatgttattgatggtgGCCCCCAGCTCATCTTTGTCAAATCAAATTACACAATTGAG ACTGTAGAAGCAGAGAGGATATCTGTAGATCATGTTGCCCATCTGAAACCATCTGATGGTGGCTCTGCAGCAACTCAAT TGGCTGCTCATCTTACAGGAATACACAGTGCCATCAAGATGCTCAATAGCAGGGTTCGTGTTATCCAGCAATACCTCGGTGCCATGCAAAAAG GTGATATGCCACTGGACAATTCACTTCTTAGGCAAGTCTCAAGCCTCGTAAGAAGACTACCAGCTATGGAATCGGAGAAATTCCAAGGTGACTTCTTAACG GAATACAATGACACCCTCCTCATGACTTACCTTGCAATGTTCACAAACTGTTCAAG CACAATGAACGAGTTGGTCGAGAAGTTTAACACCACCTATGAGAGATCCCCTGCCAGGAGAGGAGGCCGAGGCGCTTTCATGTAG